A window from Cryobacterium sp. SO1 encodes these proteins:
- a CDS encoding winged helix-turn-helix domain-containing protein: MFECEHCRRTFAFVSGAHKLLAVEKPVTVLASGRVFGWALTSYRAGDIRPIVELTADASLRAIGNARKLVKDIRDVRESWNGQLTVRRDSAARKILDIIARQPVISAEGVAAELGIAPSNTYRHLKQLQGFGILRSESEYKIGVLWRSDEILVAVDAFAERAGHRGR, translated from the coding sequence TTGTTCGAGTGCGAGCATTGCAGGCGAACGTTCGCCTTTGTCAGCGGGGCGCATAAGCTCCTGGCGGTCGAGAAGCCGGTTACTGTACTCGCCTCCGGCCGGGTGTTCGGGTGGGCCCTCACCAGCTACCGTGCGGGCGACATTCGGCCGATCGTCGAGCTGACTGCCGACGCCTCCCTTCGGGCGATCGGGAACGCACGGAAACTCGTGAAGGATATTCGTGACGTCCGTGAGAGTTGGAACGGCCAGCTGACCGTTCGCCGGGACTCCGCCGCACGGAAGATCCTCGACATCATCGCGCGTCAGCCCGTCATCTCCGCTGAGGGCGTCGCCGCGGAGCTCGGCATCGCGCCGTCAAATACCTACCGGCACCTCAAACAGCTTCAGGGTTTCGGGATTCTCCGATCAGAATCCGAGTACAAAATCGGCGTCCTCTGGCGATCTGACGAGATCCTCGTAGCAGTCGACGCTTTCGCGGAACGGGCCGGCCACCGCGGACGCTAA
- a CDS encoding helix-turn-helix domain-containing protein, which translates to MSVVDVQIGKRLVAAREAVGLTQRDLEQYSGISQSTIHRIETGNRAVSILELSALADSCGVLIADLQGTNTLAEQVLCAGRTNDAGSQALVDYMIYAFGLAQRLDELGVAEAA; encoded by the coding sequence ATGTCTGTCGTTGATGTTCAGATCGGGAAGCGGCTGGTTGCCGCACGTGAAGCTGTCGGACTGACCCAGCGTGACCTGGAGCAGTACTCCGGGATCTCGCAATCTACGATCCACCGGATCGAGACGGGGAATCGCGCCGTGTCAATCTTGGAGTTGTCCGCCCTCGCCGACTCCTGCGGCGTGCTGATCGCTGACCTGCAGGGGACCAACACTCTGGCTGAGCAGGTCCTGTGCGCTGGCCGAACGAACGATGCTGGATCCCAGGCGCTGGTCGACTATATGATTTACGCCTTCGGGCTGGCTCAGCGCCTCGACGAGCTCGGTGTAGCTGAGGCTGCGTGA
- a CDS encoding LuxR C-terminal-related transcriptional regulator, translating into MSSDSAEGRASRSDALAALARARDELAHGSVERGWDACMIAAGIGRELGDASLITDAATLIPGPQLGSHHMTTARQALCVEALGMLDPGESARRRRLEHYLAALSGGWTETPAVTGVPLTEEQADSLILELRAAHAAAMAPDRLAERLEIATRLRDTALAAHRDADTAWGMLWRLDALAQFGRRIELNADFIELVGVIRRLDSPQWHWRVATIRSVLALLDDDIDDVPALTADAARLGANAGVEEAAFIDLIVRSDLALRTGEGLPGIDEEVRHALTDAPFLAQGWRAGILIALGKIDDALEIWRALAPHVDEVPPTAMEWLLAATTHAELSIIARDRPAAAHLYEMLGPHGHLHVIPTVMSPYSGPVALYLGDLAAFLGRSASARTHYEAALSSSQDMHAPAFSRRAREAIARLGAPTSPHSPRSTLSPLSLREAEVAELIGAGMTNREVAHRLFLSERTVENHVSNILHRLGLPNRAAVAAWVSRQNPA; encoded by the coding sequence ATGAGTAGCGACAGTGCAGAAGGACGAGCTTCACGCTCCGACGCGCTGGCTGCGCTCGCCCGGGCGCGCGACGAACTCGCGCACGGTTCCGTCGAACGCGGCTGGGACGCTTGCATGATCGCGGCCGGAATCGGACGGGAGCTCGGCGATGCCAGTCTCATCACGGACGCGGCCACGCTGATTCCGGGGCCCCAGCTCGGGTCGCACCACATGACCACGGCGCGCCAGGCACTGTGTGTCGAGGCGCTCGGGATGCTGGACCCCGGGGAATCCGCTCGGCGCCGGCGCCTCGAGCACTACCTTGCTGCGCTCTCGGGCGGTTGGACAGAGACTCCCGCGGTGACAGGGGTGCCCCTGACCGAAGAGCAGGCAGACTCCCTGATCCTCGAGTTGCGCGCCGCGCACGCCGCGGCCATGGCTCCCGACCGGCTTGCAGAGCGTCTCGAGATCGCGACCCGGCTGCGAGACACGGCGCTCGCGGCGCACCGGGACGCCGACACCGCATGGGGGATGTTGTGGCGGTTGGATGCGCTCGCTCAGTTCGGCCGACGAATCGAGCTGAACGCGGACTTCATTGAGCTGGTCGGCGTCATCCGCCGGCTGGACAGCCCGCAATGGCATTGGCGGGTCGCGACCATCCGCTCAGTGTTGGCGTTACTGGACGACGACATCGACGACGTGCCCGCGCTCACCGCGGACGCCGCGCGTCTCGGGGCGAACGCCGGTGTGGAAGAGGCCGCGTTCATCGACCTGATAGTGCGTTCCGATCTCGCCCTCCGCACGGGCGAAGGGCTCCCCGGCATCGACGAGGAAGTGCGACACGCGCTCACGGATGCCCCGTTCCTGGCGCAGGGCTGGCGGGCCGGCATCCTGATCGCACTGGGGAAAATCGACGACGCGCTCGAGATCTGGCGTGCGCTCGCGCCGCACGTCGATGAGGTTCCGCCGACCGCAATGGAGTGGCTGCTCGCGGCGACCACACACGCCGAACTCAGCATCATCGCCCGGGATCGGCCCGCCGCCGCTCACCTCTACGAAATGCTCGGCCCCCATGGGCACCTGCACGTGATACCGACCGTGATGTCCCCTTACTCGGGCCCGGTCGCGCTCTACCTCGGCGACCTCGCCGCATTCCTGGGACGCTCCGCGAGTGCGCGGACGCACTACGAGGCGGCGCTCTCGAGCAGCCAGGACATGCACGCGCCCGCATTCTCGCGCCGGGCGCGGGAGGCGATCGCACGGCTCGGTGCGCCCACGTCTCCGCATTCGCCGCGCTCGACGCTGTCGCCGCTGTCTCTGCGCGAGGCGGAAGTCGCCGAGCTCATCGGAGCGGGGATGACGAATCGCGAAGTGGCGCATCGGCTGTTCCTGTCGGAGCGAACCGTCGAGAACCACGTCAGCAACATCCTTCATCGCCTGGGTCTGCCGAATCGCGCTGCCGTCGCGGCATGGGTGTCACGGCAGAACCCCGCCTGA
- a CDS encoding SRPBCC domain-containing protein has product MTPAPTERSFTLSRTLQAPRSVVFDAWTKPEHLDWFYNPAMPTPSTPIHVDLKVGGIWRQHMVVNDDLQYPTGGVYLEVVPDERLVFRWGATGGWPELAGDHEHEAPIVTVTLRDDVDGTHLELTVTFSDQLTDEEVRNLIEGGTRDGWGATIDRLYNL; this is encoded by the coding sequence ATGACCCCCGCACCCACTGAACGAAGCTTCACCCTGAGTCGCACACTGCAGGCACCGCGCAGCGTCGTCTTCGATGCCTGGACCAAACCGGAACACCTCGACTGGTTCTACAACCCCGCTATGCCCACGCCCAGCACACCCATCCACGTCGACCTCAAAGTCGGCGGTATATGGCGACAACACATGGTGGTCAATGACGATCTCCAATACCCCACCGGCGGGGTGTACCTCGAAGTGGTCCCGGACGAACGGCTGGTCTTTCGGTGGGGAGCAACCGGCGGATGGCCAGAGCTCGCAGGAGATCACGAACACGAAGCACCCATCGTGACCGTCACCCTGCGCGACGACGTGGACGGCACACACCTCGAACTCACAGTCACCTTCTCCGACCAATTGACGGATGAGGAGGTGCGCAATCTCATCGAAGGCGGCACCCGAGACGGATGGGGCGCCACAATCGACCGACTCTATAACCTGTAG
- a CDS encoding RNA polymerase sigma factor → MTSPPLGAVLDDLHRAEWGGLVGGLVSMTGDWAVAEDCVQDAFASALVAGRSGGVPDRPAAWLYTVARNKARDRLRHTIVEREKLRDIADLAAQVDELPEIDETTLPDEQLRLLFTCCHPALALPNRVALTLRAVAGLTTGEIASAFFVQESTMAQRLVRARQKITNAGIPYRIPTADLLPERLGGVLAVLYLLFNQGYSDASRTDLADAAIRMTRNVVRFAPSTDEARCLLSLMLLQSSRRAARRDKDGQQLTLENQDRSRWDRQSIDEALKLLAPLTPGNRRGFYRIQAEIAACHAQAPTPGATDWRQIVHLYDVLVTMSPSPVVAVSRAIAVGMATGPEAALEILEDLDADARLSTSHLLPAARADMLVRAGRHIEAATAFGCAAQRATSDLDRQQLLREAAAALRPSGTAKLAQPETDTSTRKKDDDDPRTH, encoded by the coding sequence TTGACGTCACCCCCGCTGGGTGCGGTCCTCGACGACCTGCACCGTGCAGAGTGGGGCGGGCTGGTCGGCGGTCTTGTCAGCATGACCGGCGACTGGGCCGTGGCTGAAGACTGTGTGCAGGACGCGTTCGCGTCCGCACTGGTGGCCGGGCGGTCCGGCGGCGTGCCGGACCGCCCGGCCGCTTGGCTGTATACAGTGGCCCGCAACAAGGCTCGTGACCGCCTTCGTCACACCATCGTCGAACGCGAAAAGCTCCGCGACATTGCCGATCTCGCAGCGCAGGTCGACGAGCTTCCCGAGATCGATGAAACAACGCTGCCCGACGAGCAGCTGCGGCTGTTGTTCACCTGCTGCCACCCGGCCCTCGCACTGCCGAACCGGGTCGCGTTGACCCTGCGGGCAGTCGCCGGACTCACGACCGGCGAGATTGCATCCGCGTTCTTTGTTCAGGAATCCACCATGGCCCAGCGTCTCGTGCGAGCGCGCCAGAAGATCACCAATGCGGGCATCCCCTACCGGATTCCGACGGCGGATCTGCTCCCCGAACGCCTCGGGGGAGTACTCGCGGTGCTCTACCTGCTCTTCAACCAGGGCTACAGCGATGCGAGCCGAACCGACCTTGCGGATGCCGCGATCCGGATGACCCGCAACGTGGTGCGTTTCGCGCCCTCCACCGACGAGGCACGCTGCCTTCTCTCGCTCATGCTGCTCCAGTCATCGCGCCGTGCCGCGCGCCGTGACAAGGACGGCCAGCAACTCACGTTGGAAAATCAGGATCGATCGCGCTGGGACCGGCAGTCGATCGACGAAGCCCTGAAGCTTCTCGCGCCGCTGACGCCGGGCAATAGGCGTGGGTTCTATCGGATCCAGGCCGAAATTGCGGCCTGTCATGCGCAAGCGCCGACCCCCGGCGCGACCGATTGGCGGCAGATCGTGCACCTCTACGACGTGCTCGTCACGATGTCGCCCTCGCCGGTCGTCGCCGTGAGCCGTGCCATCGCCGTCGGGATGGCGACCGGCCCCGAAGCGGCCCTGGAGATTCTCGAAGACCTTGACGCTGATGCGCGACTCTCCACCTCGCATCTCCTACCGGCGGCCCGCGCCGACATGCTCGTTCGGGCGGGGCGCCATATCGAGGCCGCTACCGCATTCGGGTGCGCCGCCCAACGTGCAACATCAGACCTCGATCGGCAGCAGTTGCTCCGCGAGGCGGCCGCAGCACTGCGACCCAGCGGCACGGCGAAGCTGGCTCAACCAGAAACTGACACTTCGACAAGGAAGAAGGATGACGATGACCCCCGCACCCACTGA
- a CDS encoding DEAD/DEAH box helicase — protein sequence MDVLKHHDAGVPVAPPGSGKTVIACALIAERGLPTASIVNRAELVEQWRERPSQFLDVDPRQIGQLGNGRRKRTQVIDIVMLQSIAHRAADPTILNRSGLIIVDECHSLGAAATEAAVRQVAVRHWIGLTATPYRADQMDDRNV from the coding sequence GTGGATGTTCTGAAACACCACGACGCTGGTGTACCGGTTGCACCACCAGGCTCGGGAAAGACGGTCATCGCCTGCGCCCTCATCGCTGAAAGAGGCCTACCCACGGCGAGCATCGTTAATCGTGCGGAACTTGTCGAACAGTGGCGCGAGCGGCCGAGCCAGTTCCTTGACGTCGATCCCCGCCAGATCGGGCAGCTGGGCAACGGCCGGCGCAAACGCACCCAAGTCATCGACATTGTGATGCTGCAGAGCATTGCCCATCGCGCGGCGGATCCGACAATCCTGAATCGCTCCGGGTTGATCATCGTAGATGAATGCCATTCCCTGGGCGCGGCGGCGACTGAGGCCGCCGTGCGACAGGTCGCGGTGAGGCACTGGATCGGCCTGACCGCGACGCCATACCGTGCCGACCAAATGGACGACCGAAATGTCTGA
- a CDS encoding DUF1801 domain-containing protein, whose translation MDSKDIGKTEGEPPATEAHALGDTAWTLPEAMTGRASPSKAAVGDKPVFAYIASLPQPQRGIAEAVDALAVKTLTDLQRSVKWGMAYYGVGDGWCFSCGAFAGHVKLMFINGMVLEPVPPVTPIGMGRSTRGVELESVDDIDERQISAWMMQIASVPGVGGKKR comes from the coding sequence ATGGACAGCAAGGACATCGGTAAGACCGAGGGCGAGCCACCGGCGACGGAGGCTCACGCGCTAGGCGACACGGCCTGGACTCTGCCAGAAGCCATGACCGGCCGGGCCAGCCCCTCGAAAGCGGCCGTCGGCGACAAGCCGGTCTTCGCCTACATCGCAAGCCTCCCGCAGCCGCAACGCGGCATTGCGGAAGCAGTCGATGCTCTCGCGGTCAAGACGCTGACCGACCTCCAGCGCTCCGTGAAGTGGGGCATGGCGTACTACGGGGTGGGCGACGGATGGTGCTTCAGCTGCGGCGCCTTCGCCGGCCACGTCAAGCTCATGTTCATCAATGGCATGGTGCTCGAGCCGGTACCGCCGGTGACGCCAATCGGGATGGGCAGGTCAACGAGGGGCGTGGAGCTCGAGTCCGTGGACGACATCGACGAACGCCAGATATCTGCGTGGATGATGCAGATCGCATCCGTGCCGGGTGTCGGCGGTAAGAAGCGTTGA
- a CDS encoding GTPase: MKSRNEKKEIPTMATEPEARAVKALEIDDKPFIEANADAKSRYGRFNLAVIGGTGVGKSSLINAVFGRDLAKVGKGLPVTRGVHYYNDESLGIWDLEGFEIGSREAPVDILRRHLKTVAERPSIEQISVVWYCVLSQLPRLTEPDIGMIRELDAAGLPVVLVLTKVDWIKNPVTGKRTAPDDVEQFRDWLENPVDGNDMPVDIPIQRVILTSAQGKHGKGKEHGLGELVTETLTLSPENEKDAFRIAQRLNLPWKREMARPIIAAAASAAAGAAAIPFPVADAVVLAPIQLTMMGRIAAIYDLELKTMLSAGALAQLGVQITGQALARSFFKLIPGAGSVVGASVAFALTAAIGEGWLRLCEQVHTGKLDLDKIGDSWGQYAPTFLDVIRKMTEQRIAKP; encoded by the coding sequence GTGAAATCCCGAAACGAAAAGAAAGAGATCCCCACCATGGCGACGGAGCCAGAAGCACGCGCGGTGAAAGCGCTCGAGATCGACGACAAACCGTTTATCGAGGCAAACGCAGATGCGAAGTCCCGATACGGCCGATTCAATCTCGCGGTCATTGGCGGGACGGGCGTGGGTAAGTCCTCGCTAATCAACGCCGTGTTCGGGCGCGACTTGGCAAAGGTCGGCAAGGGCCTCCCCGTGACTCGAGGTGTTCACTACTACAACGATGAGTCGCTCGGGATTTGGGATCTGGAAGGCTTCGAGATCGGTTCGCGTGAAGCACCCGTCGACATCCTCCGGCGCCATCTCAAAACGGTCGCGGAGCGACCTTCCATCGAGCAGATATCGGTCGTTTGGTACTGCGTGCTCTCTCAGCTTCCCAGGCTCACCGAACCTGACATCGGAATGATCCGTGAACTGGATGCCGCCGGCTTGCCCGTCGTCCTCGTCCTCACAAAGGTGGACTGGATAAAGAACCCGGTCACCGGTAAGCGCACGGCACCGGACGATGTCGAGCAATTCCGCGACTGGCTCGAGAACCCCGTCGACGGGAACGATATGCCGGTTGACATCCCGATCCAACGCGTCATCCTGACATCGGCGCAGGGAAAGCATGGAAAGGGCAAGGAGCACGGCCTCGGTGAGCTCGTCACGGAAACCCTCACACTCTCTCCGGAGAACGAGAAGGATGCCTTTCGCATCGCTCAGCGACTCAACCTCCCGTGGAAGCGGGAGATGGCTCGTCCGATCATCGCAGCGGCCGCATCCGCAGCGGCCGGTGCCGCCGCGATCCCCTTTCCTGTCGCGGATGCCGTTGTTCTGGCGCCGATCCAACTAACCATGATGGGGCGTATCGCGGCCATCTACGACCTCGAGCTCAAGACCATGCTCTCCGCGGGTGCCCTGGCGCAGTTGGGCGTTCAGATCACTGGGCAGGCATTGGCGCGTAGCTTCTTCAAGCTCATTCCCGGTGCTGGGAGCGTTGTGGGTGCGAGCGTTGCATTCGCGCTGACGGCCGCCATCGGCGAGGGGTGGCTGCGTTTGTGCGAACAAGTTCATACCGGGAAGCTGGACCTCGACAAGATCGGTGACTCATGGGGTCAGTACGCACCGACCTTCCTCGATGTCATCCGCAAGATGACCGAGCAACGCATCGCAAAGCCATGA
- a CDS encoding YciI family protein has product MFVATDPEGDPYSAEDDRIEDWGKEVEERGVWIDGNRLRPVEDATTVRVRNGELLVTDGPYTESKEWIAGYDVLECADLDEAIEVASKHPMARFGRLELRPIWPFD; this is encoded by the coding sequence ATGTTTGTGGCAACGGACCCCGAGGGCGACCCGTATTCCGCTGAGGACGACCGGATTGAAGACTGGGGCAAGGAGGTCGAAGAGCGCGGCGTGTGGATCGACGGCAACCGGCTCCGGCCGGTCGAGGATGCCACAACGGTTCGCGTGCGTAACGGCGAACTACTGGTGACCGACGGGCCGTACACCGAGTCGAAAGAATGGATCGCCGGATACGACGTGCTCGAATGCGCGGATCTCGACGAGGCGATCGAAGTGGCGTCGAAGCATCCGATGGCTCGATTCGGTCGACTTGAGCTGCGCCCGATCTGGCCGTTCGATTGA
- a CDS encoding ImmA/IrrE family metallo-endopeptidase, which produces MSNERIGQKAAEDFRRESDLGVEPIANVARLIEQTMNVGVAYVDTPAPGHGMTMRLGNRFMMSVACTEHPMRLRSTLAHELGHLRLGSVDRGLSHSDWDERTPEEIQADAFARHFLVPLDAARAAARTTEATTALLSDLVQRYMASPNIVAIQLRDAKAIDQDTCREWSKLTAGRLASQFGWRSEYQTFVAQTKTPRAPQALLARAIEGYRWNLVTPATIARLDGKRDPHIVTEQLEAEGIVPMGADDSVPERPTDVGEGLTPDELARLISGID; this is translated from the coding sequence GTGAGCAACGAGAGGATCGGTCAGAAAGCGGCCGAGGACTTCCGGCGCGAGTCCGATCTGGGCGTTGAACCGATCGCGAACGTGGCACGCCTAATCGAGCAGACGATGAATGTCGGCGTCGCCTACGTCGACACACCCGCTCCGGGACACGGTATGACAATGCGCCTCGGCAACCGATTCATGATGTCCGTGGCGTGCACCGAGCACCCGATGCGGCTCAGGTCCACGTTGGCCCATGAATTGGGGCATCTTCGTCTGGGCAGTGTGGACCGGGGCCTCAGTCACAGCGATTGGGATGAGCGCACGCCGGAGGAGATTCAGGCCGACGCCTTCGCGCGCCACTTTCTCGTCCCGCTGGATGCAGCACGAGCGGCGGCGCGCACGACTGAGGCCACGACCGCTCTGCTGTCAGACCTCGTGCAGAGATACATGGCCTCACCCAACATCGTGGCGATCCAGTTGCGAGACGCTAAAGCTATAGACCAGGACACCTGCCGCGAGTGGAGCAAACTGACCGCGGGCCGGCTAGCTTCTCAGTTCGGGTGGCGTTCGGAGTACCAGACGTTTGTCGCCCAGACCAAGACGCCTCGAGCACCGCAGGCGCTCTTGGCACGCGCCATTGAAGGCTATCGCTGGAACCTTGTCACACCCGCAACCATCGCGCGCCTGGACGGCAAGCGAGACCCGCACATTGTGACTGAGCAGTTGGAAGCCGAGGGCATCGTGCCCATGGGAGCAGACGACTCCGTACCCGAACGCCCGACAGACGTCGGCGAGGGTCTAACTCCGGACGAGCTGGCGCGGCTCATAAGTGGCATCGATTGA
- a CDS encoding dihydrofolate reductase family protein, producing MGPLRYSINVTLDGCCHHEAGLPPDEESMHYWTAQLERADALLFGRVTYKMMQSAWRKPATGTWPDWMDEWQKPFAETIDRAKKYVVSSTLSGVDWNAELVRGDLGQTVQRLKQESGDGLWVGGVTLPLALADLGLIDEYEFLVQPVLAGHGPTLLAGLRERIQLDLVYRQEFRSGAVAVRFRPTRLTA from the coding sequence ATGGGACCACTCCGATACTCGATCAACGTCACGCTCGACGGCTGCTGCCATCACGAGGCAGGACTTCCCCCGGACGAGGAGTCGATGCACTACTGGACCGCTCAGCTGGAGCGCGCCGATGCCCTGCTCTTCGGCCGGGTGACCTACAAGATGATGCAGTCGGCGTGGCGGAAGCCGGCCACGGGCACGTGGCCTGACTGGATGGATGAGTGGCAGAAGCCGTTCGCCGAGACCATTGACCGGGCGAAGAAGTACGTCGTGTCGAGCACACTGAGCGGGGTCGATTGGAATGCCGAGCTGGTGCGAGGCGACTTGGGGCAAACGGTTCAACGGCTCAAGCAGGAGTCCGGCGACGGCCTGTGGGTCGGTGGCGTGACGCTCCCCCTGGCGTTGGCAGATCTGGGGCTGATCGACGAGTACGAGTTCCTTGTGCAGCCGGTCCTCGCCGGACACGGGCCGACGTTGCTTGCCGGTCTGCGTGAGCGCATCCAGCTCGACCTCGTGTACCGCCAGGAGTTCCGGTCGGGGGCAGTCGCCGTGCGATTCCGGCCCACGCGACTTACCGCTTGA